A genomic segment from Halomonas sp. TA22 encodes:
- a CDS encoding super-infection exclusion protein B codes for MEWLSKIVDLAKIPTKFIGSVAVVCAIVLLLPEPALEKVALLQIREDFGQYFGLGLLISSSILLIELGIWVHRRVRAYYAGRWLKQHIREHLNGLDVSEKAVLREFFLASARTIKLPIEQPAVSSLMNAGVLEQSSTLGSRTTVGSIFSVSLSDETEAHLNPELVDIDQFVLHTDDGKWYLSEEGQQWVLNNRPSFMHELQRHLAVMEGRFW; via the coding sequence ATGGAGTGGCTGTCAAAAATCGTTGATTTGGCAAAAATCCCGACCAAGTTTATCGGATCGGTCGCGGTGGTTTGCGCCATTGTCTTGTTGCTGCCTGAACCAGCACTTGAGAAGGTTGCTTTACTACAGATTAGAGAAGACTTCGGGCAGTATTTTGGCTTAGGTCTCCTAATTAGCTCATCGATACTGCTAATTGAGTTAGGAATCTGGGTACATCGTCGTGTTAGAGCATATTACGCTGGCCGATGGCTAAAACAACATATCCGAGAACACCTGAACGGATTAGACGTATCAGAGAAAGCGGTTTTACGAGAATTCTTTCTCGCTAGTGCGCGCACTATTAAGCTGCCTATTGAGCAACCAGCTGTATCGTCACTTATGAATGCTGGAGTTCTTGAGCAGAGTTCAACACTGGGATCTAGAACGACAGTTGGCTCTATCTTTTCTGTATCGCTGTCTGATGAAACCGAAGCCCACCTGAACCCAGAGCTTGTGGATATAGATCAGTTTGTTCTCCACACTGACGACGGAAAGTGGTATTTGAGTGAAGAAGGACAGCAGTGGGTCCTGAATAATAGACCGAGCTTCATGCACGAATTGCAACGCCATCTTGCAGTTATGGAGGGGCGGTTTTGGTGA
- a CDS encoding DUF4145 domain-containing protein, with protein sequence MLDRKLYKLPFSRNNTPDWSCPTCNKGILRLKENTFHVEERRCSREAHSHEAWEPEWIEYVYTCILVCANEKCKEVVVSTGTGSVDWDIVEDVNGEPDQVYSDFFIPKYFEPHLRVFKVPEGCPETVSGLLNESFKLFYSSPNSAANNVRAAIEELLTELKIKRFSTANGKRRFINLHQRIGLLPAKYTPFKDMILAIKWLGNAGSHGNAEVTMDDVMDAYELTQHILEEIYEPKAKKLKAIARKVNKKKGPGK encoded by the coding sequence ATGTTGGACAGAAAATTATATAAGCTGCCTTTCAGCAGGAATAATACGCCAGATTGGAGCTGCCCTACTTGCAACAAGGGTATCTTAAGGCTCAAGGAGAATACCTTCCATGTTGAAGAGCGAAGATGTTCTAGAGAAGCGCATTCTCATGAAGCATGGGAGCCTGAGTGGATCGAGTATGTTTATACTTGCATCCTTGTTTGTGCCAACGAAAAGTGCAAGGAAGTTGTCGTTAGTACAGGAACTGGTTCTGTCGACTGGGACATTGTTGAGGATGTGAATGGAGAGCCGGATCAAGTGTATTCTGACTTCTTTATTCCGAAATATTTTGAACCACATTTGCGTGTATTCAAGGTCCCTGAAGGCTGCCCAGAGACGGTGTCAGGTTTGCTGAACGAATCTTTCAAATTATTCTACTCTAGCCCAAATTCTGCTGCGAACAATGTCCGTGCCGCGATCGAAGAACTACTTACTGAGCTGAAAATAAAACGATTCAGTACGGCTAACGGGAAAAGGCGCTTCATAAACCTGCACCAACGAATTGGTCTCCTTCCAGCAAAGTACACACCATTCAAAGATATGATATTGGCGATCAAGTGGCTTGGGAATGCGGGCAGTCATGGAAATGCAGAAGTTACTATGGATGATGTAATGGATGCTTACGAGTTAACTCAGCACATTTTAGAAGAAATCTATGAGCCAAAAGCTAAAAAGTTGAAAGCCATAGCGAGAAAGGTTAACAAGAAGAAAGGTCCAGGAAAATAA
- a CDS encoding DUF4365 domain-containing protein, whose amino-acid sequence MSDRKGGNRSQLTGERAETKVRDVLLDAELFCSKYEHDRGEDLLVELEGYIGQDDIGSGPRIGLLQIKGHETDVETSPNDAIVKRRIDLDHLRRWAAIPLPVFIVAVELVGNTPQFFARAVDKLIGDVAPSGLAELEQEKITITVPRTDDLPSLLKTEIAEFYSLHAFQLAGLSENVIARNHYELISATTPCVPPQAKVWLKNIRVLWKGPWRPAHFWATLNHIADQLQEKEGGRRTPLRATVHVYRSLKDDRDNNAIAHVSWLEDNHAATDALKEQVNWPKAAHWMRFQFHGKSSLEELPESFAVEEDDDSFISKAEKIWVELDSIYLEVINSLTKDLRLPDKKLKRLEALLYDIEDKAIQKLGRPSPQLTMVDRMIDQYSFVLSGVFTWLKGKHDVPEVRRRRWLSQNLEMAQGFYRAYYPLTKLLLDR is encoded by the coding sequence TTGAGCGATAGGAAAGGTGGTAATCGCTCGCAACTCACTGGGGAGCGAGCAGAAACAAAAGTCCGGGATGTCTTGCTTGATGCTGAGCTCTTCTGTTCTAAGTATGAGCATGATCGAGGTGAGGATTTGCTCGTCGAGCTTGAGGGTTACATCGGGCAAGATGATATCGGCAGTGGCCCGAGAATCGGTTTGCTTCAAATTAAGGGGCATGAAACCGACGTCGAAACTTCCCCAAATGACGCCATTGTTAAGAGACGAATTGACCTTGATCACTTGCGCAGATGGGCGGCGATTCCACTCCCCGTTTTTATCGTGGCTGTGGAGCTTGTCGGCAATACCCCACAATTTTTTGCCCGCGCTGTCGACAAACTTATAGGGGATGTAGCCCCATCTGGACTTGCAGAGCTTGAGCAGGAGAAGATAACGATAACGGTTCCTCGAACAGATGACTTGCCTTCACTGTTGAAGACGGAAATAGCTGAATTTTATTCGCTTCATGCGTTTCAGCTTGCGGGCCTTTCGGAGAACGTGATTGCCAGAAATCACTACGAGCTTATTTCCGCAACTACCCCCTGTGTCCCTCCTCAGGCTAAGGTGTGGCTAAAGAATATACGAGTTTTGTGGAAAGGACCTTGGCGACCAGCTCACTTTTGGGCCACGCTTAATCATATTGCGGATCAGCTTCAAGAGAAAGAAGGCGGGCGTCGCACCCCTTTAAGGGCAACAGTTCATGTGTATCGCAGCTTGAAAGACGATCGAGACAATAACGCTATTGCCCACGTTTCTTGGCTTGAAGATAACCACGCTGCAACTGATGCACTCAAGGAACAAGTAAATTGGCCTAAAGCGGCACACTGGATGCGCTTCCAGTTTCATGGCAAATCGTCACTCGAAGAGTTGCCCGAGTCATTTGCTGTGGAAGAAGATGATGACTCGTTCATCTCGAAAGCGGAGAAAATATGGGTAGAACTTGATTCAATCTATTTAGAGGTGATTAATTCCTTAACAAAAGACCTTAGGTTGCCTGATAAAAAGCTAAAGCGGCTGGAAGCGCTACTTTATGATATTGAAGATAAAGCCATTCAAAAGCTTGGCCGACCATCGCCACAGCTTACCATGGTAGACAGAATGATCGACCAATATAGCTTTGTTCTGTCTGGTGTTTTCACTTGGCTCAAGGGAAAACATGATGTTCCTGAAGTGAGACGAAGGCGATGGCTTTCGCAGAATCTGGAAATGGCTCAGGGATTCTATCGAGCATACTACCCATTAACGAAGTTGCTTTTGGACCGGTAG
- a CDS encoding fosfomycin resistance glutathione transferase has translation MITGINHVTLAVSDLERAFAFYTEVLGLIPLAKWQRGAYLQAGGDWICLSLDAETRDSPHPDYTHLAFSVPSQAFNDVADAIRASNATIWKHNRSEGDSLYFLDPDGHKLEIHSGDLNSRLAALRERPYEGLEWFVQQQKDD, from the coding sequence GTGATCACCGGCATCAACCACGTCACCTTGGCCGTCAGCGACCTTGAGCGTGCATTCGCCTTCTACACCGAGGTGCTAGGCCTCATCCCCCTGGCGAAATGGCAGCGAGGCGCCTACCTGCAAGCCGGCGGCGACTGGATCTGCCTCTCGCTGGATGCCGAGACGCGAGACAGCCCCCACCCTGACTACACCCATCTCGCCTTTTCAGTACCAAGCCAAGCCTTCAACGACGTGGCAGACGCCATCCGTGCCAGCAACGCCACCATCTGGAAGCACAACCGCAGCGAAGGGGACTCCCTCTACTTCCTCGACCCGGATGGGCACAAGCTGGAGATCCACTCAGGCGATCTCAACAGCCGCCTGGCGGCCCTCAGGGAACGTCCCTACGAGGGGCTGGAGTGGTTTGTTCAACAGCAAAAGGATGATTGA
- the trpC gene encoding indole-3-glycerol phosphate synthase TrpC: MSPTQDAPPTILTRILARKDEEVAERKTAVPEADLLILAERQSAPRGFIAALNRRMEVGDPALIAEIKKASPSRGLIREDFQPGEIARQYADGGAACLSVLTDADFFQGHEDFLIEARDACDLPVIRKDFITHGYQVSEARAIGADCILLIAAALDDAKMRDLYQQAEGLGMDVLVEVHDALELERALALDLSLVGINNRDLHTFETRLETTFELLPRIPPGVTVVTESGINTRGDVLRMLEHDVYGFLVGEAFMREEEPGEALRRLFF; encoded by the coding sequence ATGAGCCCGACGCAGGACGCACCCCCTACCATCCTGACTCGCATTCTGGCCCGCAAGGATGAGGAAGTCGCCGAGCGGAAAACTGCCGTACCCGAGGCTGATCTGCTTATACTGGCTGAACGCCAGAGCGCACCGCGTGGTTTCATCGCCGCACTTAACCGGCGGATGGAAGTCGGCGATCCGGCATTGATCGCCGAGATCAAGAAGGCCTCTCCCTCACGAGGTTTGATAAGGGAGGATTTCCAGCCCGGTGAGATTGCCAGGCAGTATGCCGACGGCGGTGCGGCTTGTCTTTCGGTACTCACCGATGCCGATTTTTTTCAGGGACATGAGGATTTCCTGATCGAGGCCCGCGATGCCTGCGATTTGCCGGTGATCCGCAAGGATTTCATCACCCATGGCTACCAGGTCAGCGAGGCGCGTGCCATTGGCGCAGACTGCATCCTGCTGATCGCCGCTGCGCTGGACGATGCCAAGATGCGCGATCTCTATCAGCAGGCCGAAGGACTGGGCATGGACGTGCTGGTCGAGGTGCATGACGCCCTCGAGCTCGAGCGTGCGCTCGCCCTCGACCTGTCACTGGTGGGCATCAACAACCGCGATCTGCACACGTTCGAGACGCGCCTAGAGACGACATTCGAACTCTTGCCGCGAATCCCCCCCGGGGTGACAGTGGTCACCGAATCGGGGATCAATACCCGTGGCGACGTGCTGCGCATGCTTGAGCACGATGTCTATGGCTTCCTGGTCGGCGAAGCCTTCATGCGTGAAGAGGAGCCCGGTGAAGCGCTACGGCGACTGTTCTTCTGA
- a CDS encoding 4'-phosphopantetheinyl transferase: MDNTPPFHEPFTSAWPWATPLRGACLVATRFDPKLVGEMTDAGDVSGSSHEGIDLPPRLHGAIAKRRAEFIAGRLCARHALRLLDGRDATPDMNDDRSPRWPSDCVGAITHKDGWAAALVAHREAYQGIGLDAERLLDTASARRLATRVLTPGEAKRLARLPVSDTGLVVTSTFSLKESLFKALYPLVGRMFHFQAAELVTWQGIGTVRLRLLTDLGRGWSAGREVAGEVCLHNGRIISLVALPRCEQ; the protein is encoded by the coding sequence ATGGATAACACACCACCATTTCATGAGCCTTTTACCAGCGCCTGGCCATGGGCCACGCCGCTGAGGGGCGCCTGCCTGGTCGCGACGCGCTTCGACCCTAAGCTGGTCGGCGAAATGACAGATGCCGGTGATGTCTCCGGCTCCAGCCATGAAGGCATCGATCTACCTCCCCGCCTGCACGGCGCGATCGCCAAGCGGCGTGCGGAGTTCATTGCGGGACGCCTATGCGCAAGACATGCGTTACGGTTGCTCGACGGCAGGGATGCCACCCCTGACATGAACGACGACCGCTCTCCCCGCTGGCCCAGTGACTGTGTGGGCGCCATCACCCATAAAGATGGCTGGGCCGCTGCGCTGGTCGCCCACCGCGAGGCCTATCAGGGGATTGGGCTCGACGCCGAGCGGCTGCTGGATACCGCGTCAGCCAGGCGACTCGCGACAAGAGTTCTCACCCCCGGGGAAGCCAAGCGATTGGCACGATTACCCGTCTCCGATACGGGTTTGGTGGTCACCTCGACCTTCTCTCTAAAGGAGAGCCTGTTCAAGGCGCTCTACCCACTCGTAGGTCGAATGTTCCACTTCCAGGCTGCCGAGCTGGTGACCTGGCAAGGTATCGGTACGGTTCGCCTGCGCTTGCTCACTGACCTAGGGCGCGGCTGGTCGGCCGGCCGGGAAGTCGCCGGCGAGGTCTGCCTTCATAACGGCCGCATAATTAGCCTGGTCGCGCTACCCCGCTGCGAGCAGTGA
- the trpD gene encoding anthranilate phosphoribosyltransferase codes for MQMREAIDAVMRGRSLTFDQTHAVMRIIMTGEATDSQIGGFLIGLAMKGESAEEISAAAQVMRELMTPVKVQGENLVDIVGTGGDGANLFNVSTASSFVAAAGGAHVAKHGNRSVSSSSGSADLFAAAGIKIDLDARQVARCIDQVGVGFMFAPMHHQAMRHAIGPRREMGVRTLFNILGPLTNPAGVVNQVLGVYDAGLVRLMAEVLKRLGSRHVMVVHAEDGLDEISLAAPTQVAELREGEIHEYTISPEDFGIERQALAPLKVVTAEDSLRLVREALNGKGAAADIVSLNAGAALYVAGVADTLKEGVLMAEDAQASKLPLEKMKELADFTRVLIS; via the coding sequence ATGCAGATGCGAGAGGCCATCGACGCCGTGATGCGCGGCCGGAGCCTGACGTTCGACCAGACCCACGCGGTGATGCGCATCATCATGACTGGCGAGGCCACCGACTCGCAGATCGGCGGCTTCCTGATCGGTCTTGCCATGAAGGGCGAGAGCGCCGAGGAGATCAGCGCCGCCGCCCAGGTGATGCGTGAGCTGATGACGCCGGTCAAGGTGCAGGGCGAGAATCTCGTCGATATCGTCGGCACCGGTGGCGATGGCGCCAATCTCTTCAACGTTTCGACGGCGTCGAGCTTCGTCGCTGCGGCGGGTGGGGCGCATGTCGCCAAGCACGGTAATCGCAGCGTCTCCTCCTCCTCGGGCAGTGCCGACCTGTTCGCGGCGGCGGGGATCAAGATCGATCTCGACGCCAGGCAGGTGGCGCGCTGCATCGATCAGGTGGGGGTCGGCTTCATGTTCGCCCCCATGCACCACCAGGCGATGCGTCATGCTATCGGGCCGCGTCGTGAGATGGGCGTGCGTACGCTGTTCAATATCCTCGGGCCGTTGACCAATCCCGCCGGTGTCGTCAACCAGGTGCTGGGCGTCTACGATGCCGGGCTGGTTCGGCTGATGGCCGAGGTGCTCAAGCGCCTCGGCAGCCGCCATGTGATGGTGGTCCACGCCGAGGACGGCCTCGACGAAATATCCCTCGCAGCACCGACGCAGGTAGCCGAACTCAGGGAGGGCGAGATCCATGAGTACACCATCTCCCCGGAAGACTTCGGCATCGAGCGCCAGGCGCTGGCGCCACTCAAGGTGGTGACCGCAGAGGATAGCCTGCGCCTGGTGCGCGAGGCCCTCAATGGCAAAGGCGCCGCGGCCGATATCGTCTCCCTCAATGCGGGTGCTGCCCTCTACGTAGCCGGTGTCGCCGACACGCTGAAGGAGGGTGTTTTGATGGCCGAGGATGCCCAGGCCTCCAAGCTGCCATTGGAGAAGATGAAGGAGCTGGCGGACTTCACCCGCGTGCTGATTTCCTAA
- a CDS encoding aminodeoxychorismate/anthranilate synthase component II translates to MSVLMIDNYDSFTYNVVQYLAELGAKVGTYRNDAITLDEIEAMAPSHIVISPGPCTPNEAGISMPVIRHFAGKLPILGICLGHQAIGQVYGGEVVRAPQVMHGKTSRVRHRGEGVFAGLGDPLEVTRYHSLVVAAETLPECLEVTAWVDDDDVTPGLIMGLRHKTLDIEGVQFHPESILTRQGHELLANFLTRRA, encoded by the coding sequence ATGTCCGTGCTGATGATCGATAACTACGACAGCTTCACCTATAACGTGGTGCAGTACCTGGCCGAGTTGGGTGCCAAGGTGGGGACCTACCGCAACGATGCCATCACCCTCGATGAGATCGAGGCCATGGCACCCAGCCATATCGTCATCTCGCCGGGACCCTGCACGCCCAACGAGGCGGGCATCTCGATGCCGGTGATTCGCCATTTCGCCGGCAAGCTGCCGATTCTCGGTATCTGCCTTGGCCATCAGGCTATCGGCCAGGTCTATGGTGGCGAGGTCGTCCGCGCGCCCCAGGTGATGCATGGCAAGACTTCCCGGGTGCGCCATCGTGGAGAGGGCGTCTTTGCCGGTCTCGGCGACCCCCTCGAGGTAACGCGCTATCACTCGCTGGTGGTAGCCGCCGAGACGCTGCCCGAGTGCCTGGAAGTGACCGCCTGGGTCGATGACGACGATGTCACCCCTGGGCTGATCATGGGCCTGCGCCATAAAACACTGGATATCGAGGGGGTTCAGTTCCACCCTGAATCGATATTGACGCGCCAGGGGCATGAGCTGCTGGCCAACTTTCTCACTCGCCGCGCCTGA
- the trpE gene encoding anthranilate synthase component I has translation MTSERFLELARAGYNRIPVTREVLADLDTPLSTYLKLANQPWTFLLESVQGGEKWGRYSIIGLPCRERIEVRGFEIRHIVDGEQIGIAEAEDPLTWIERFQERFKVPRLDDQPRFDGGLVGYFGYDTIRYVEPRLCTPDVAAKPDPLDVPDILLMLCDDLVVFDNLSGRLTLWTHAEPHEEEAYERARARLERLELQLRSATVNTVSPGTGRSAVEEGHFTSGFTEQGFKAAVEKIKEYVLSGDVMQCVPSQRMSIPYQAPPLDLYRALRSLNPSPYMFFFNLDDHHVVGSSPEILTRLEEGEVTVRPIAGTRVRGHNEEEDRALEADLLADPKEVAEHLMLIDLGRNDVGRICETGSVKVTDQMVVERYSHVMHIVSNVTGRLKPGLKAMDVLRATFPAGTLSGAPKIRAMEIIDELEPVKRGIYSGAVGYLSWHGNMDTAIAIRTAVIKNGELHVQAGAGIVADSVPELEWQETLNKGRALFRAVAMAERGLDNLE, from the coding sequence ATGACTTCCGAGCGCTTCTTGGAGCTGGCGCGTGCCGGCTACAACCGTATACCCGTGACCCGCGAGGTGCTGGCCGACCTCGACACTCCGCTCTCCACCTATCTCAAGCTGGCCAACCAGCCTTGGACCTTTCTGCTCGAGTCCGTGCAGGGCGGCGAGAAGTGGGGCCGCTACTCGATCATCGGCCTGCCGTGCCGCGAGCGCATCGAAGTGCGCGGCTTCGAGATTCGCCATATCGTCGATGGCGAGCAGATCGGCATCGCCGAGGCCGAGGATCCGCTGACTTGGATCGAGCGCTTTCAGGAGCGCTTCAAGGTGCCGCGTCTCGACGATCAACCTCGCTTCGACGGTGGCCTGGTCGGCTATTTCGGTTACGACACCATTCGCTATGTCGAGCCGCGTCTGTGCACTCCCGATGTGGCGGCCAAGCCCGATCCTCTGGATGTGCCGGATATCCTGCTGATGCTGTGCGACGACCTGGTGGTGTTCGACAACCTTTCCGGCAGGTTGACGCTGTGGACCCATGCCGAGCCACATGAAGAGGAGGCTTACGAGCGCGCGCGAGCGCGCCTAGAGCGGCTCGAGCTGCAGCTGCGTAGTGCCACGGTCAATACCGTAAGCCCGGGGACCGGACGTAGTGCGGTGGAGGAGGGGCACTTCACTTCCGGTTTCACCGAGCAGGGCTTCAAGGCGGCGGTGGAGAAGATCAAGGAGTACGTGCTTTCCGGGGACGTGATGCAGTGCGTGCCCTCGCAGCGCATGTCCATCCCCTACCAGGCGCCACCGCTCGACCTCTACCGTGCGCTGCGCAGCCTCAATCCCTCTCCCTACATGTTCTTCTTCAATCTCGACGATCATCATGTGGTCGGTTCATCGCCGGAGATCCTCACGCGGCTCGAGGAGGGCGAGGTCACGGTGCGTCCGATCGCCGGTACCCGGGTGCGTGGCCACAACGAGGAGGAGGATCGGGCGTTGGAAGCCGATCTACTGGCCGACCCCAAGGAGGTCGCCGAACACCTCATGCTGATCGACCTGGGCCGCAACGACGTTGGGCGCATCTGCGAGACCGGCTCGGTCAAGGTGACCGACCAGATGGTGGTCGAGCGCTACTCCCACGTCATGCACATCGTCTCCAACGTCACCGGGCGGTTGAAACCGGGGCTCAAGGCGATGGACGTGCTGCGTGCCACCTTTCCTGCCGGTACGCTCTCTGGCGCCCCTAAGATCCGCGCCATGGAGATCATCGACGAACTCGAGCCGGTCAAGCGGGGCATCTATTCCGGTGCCGTGGGCTATCTCTCCTGGCACGGCAACATGGATACCGCCATCGCCATCCGCACCGCAGTGATCAAGAATGGCGAACTGCATGTTCAGGCCGGTGCCGGCATCGTCGCTGACTCTGTGCCGGAGCTTGAGTGGCAGGAGACACTCAACAAGGGACGGGCGCTGTTTCGTGCCGTGGCCATGGCCGAACGCGGCCTCGACAACCTCGAGTGA
- a CDS encoding phosphoglycolate phosphatase — MHSVLHDIDLVTFDLDGTLVDSVPDLAAAVDAVLLAQGLLPAGERKVRDWVGNGSRVLIERALSDAFRRSDSDDLVASDLGKDVLEQAHQGFLFHYGQAPSTRTRLYPGVRDALEALAKRGLPMALVTNKPHTFIAPILESFAIAHYFTLCLGGDSLSFKKPDPAPLLHVASHFGMAPRRCLMVGDSRHDITAGKRAGFRTLAVPYGYNHGEPVSDACPDAMVESLAELV; from the coding sequence ATGCATAGCGTGCTGCACGATATCGACCTGGTGACCTTCGATCTTGATGGCACCCTGGTCGATTCGGTGCCTGACCTGGCGGCCGCGGTGGATGCCGTGTTGCTGGCGCAGGGGCTGCTCCCCGCCGGCGAGCGCAAGGTACGTGACTGGGTCGGCAACGGCTCGCGGGTGCTCATCGAGCGTGCGCTGTCCGATGCCTTTCGGCGCTCCGATAGTGACGACCTGGTTGCCAGTGACTTGGGCAAGGATGTCTTGGAGCAGGCGCATCAAGGGTTTCTGTTCCACTATGGGCAGGCCCCCAGCACTAGAACGCGTCTCTATCCCGGGGTGCGCGATGCGCTCGAGGCGCTTGCCAAACGTGGGCTCCCCATGGCGCTTGTGACCAACAAGCCCCATACCTTCATCGCCCCGATTCTCGAGAGCTTCGCCATCGCACATTATTTTACCCTGTGCCTGGGGGGCGACTCGCTGTCGTTCAAGAAACCCGATCCTGCACCGCTGCTGCATGTGGCCAGCCATTTTGGCATGGCTCCCCGGCGCTGCCTGATGGTGGGTGATTCGCGCCACGACATCACAGCGGGCAAGCGTGCCGGGTTTCGCACGCTGGCCGTTCCTTACGGCTACAATCACGGCGAGCCGGTCAGCGACGCGTGCCCCGATGCCATGGTTGAATCGCTTGCCGAACTCGTTTAG
- a CDS encoding NAD(P)/FAD-dependent oxidoreductase: protein MNLPRIVVVGGGAGGLELVTRLGRKLGKRKRAEIVLVDRNPTHIWKPLLHEVATGVLDSGLDEVSYQGHSKVNCYQFQRGTLSDIDRQERRLTLAPIIDDDESVILPSRTLEYDYLILALGSVSNDFGTPGVAEHCHFLDSPQQAEAFRHDMLNTFLRYSDPARRIHPKLAVGIVGAGATGVELAAELYDASKILHSYGFTAMDSGQLDVHLIEAAPNILPALPDRITKAVHRELEKLGVHIHVDTRVTQADEQGILTADGTRIETDLNVWAAGIKAPEFLSELGLSTQKNHQIKVHDTLQSVDDERIFAFGDCASCPQEDGKAVPPRAQAAHQQVSVLYRNLVAMLNDRPLKPFAFRDRGSLISLAHFDAVGSLMRGASARSLFLEGRIAKIFYASLYRMHQFAIHGALKTGMTILVDGINRFLKPKMKLH from the coding sequence ATGAACTTGCCACGCATCGTGGTAGTCGGCGGTGGCGCGGGCGGACTCGAGCTGGTCACTCGGCTCGGTCGCAAACTCGGCAAGCGCAAACGTGCCGAAATCGTGCTCGTCGATCGCAACCCGACCCATATCTGGAAGCCTCTGCTGCATGAAGTCGCCACTGGCGTGCTCGATTCGGGCCTCGACGAGGTCTCCTACCAGGGTCACTCCAAGGTCAACTGCTACCAGTTCCAACGTGGGACCCTGAGCGATATCGATCGCCAGGAGCGACGCCTGACGCTGGCGCCGATCATCGATGACGACGAGAGCGTGATCCTGCCCTCGCGTACCCTCGAGTACGACTACCTGATACTCGCGCTGGGCAGCGTCTCCAATGACTTCGGCACACCGGGTGTGGCCGAGCATTGCCATTTCCTGGACAGCCCCCAGCAGGCCGAGGCGTTTCGCCACGACATGCTCAACACCTTCCTGCGCTACAGCGATCCGGCACGTCGCATCCATCCTAAGCTTGCGGTGGGGATCGTTGGCGCCGGCGCCACCGGAGTGGAGCTGGCCGCCGAACTCTACGACGCCTCTAAGATTCTACACAGCTACGGCTTCACCGCCATGGATAGCGGCCAGCTAGACGTCCACCTGATCGAGGCCGCTCCCAACATTCTGCCCGCCCTGCCCGATCGCATCACCAAGGCGGTACATCGCGAACTGGAGAAGCTCGGCGTACATATTCATGTCGATACTCGCGTCACCCAGGCCGACGAGCAGGGCATTCTCACCGCCGACGGCACCCGTATCGAAACCGACCTCAATGTCTGGGCAGCTGGCATCAAGGCGCCGGAATTTCTTTCCGAACTTGGCCTCTCCACCCAGAAGAATCATCAGATCAAGGTTCACGATACGCTTCAGAGCGTAGACGACGAGCGCATCTTCGCCTTCGGCGACTGTGCCAGCTGCCCGCAAGAGGATGGCAAGGCCGTGCCGCCCCGCGCCCAGGCGGCACACCAGCAGGTCTCGGTGCTCTACCGCAACCTGGTCGCGATGCTCAACGACAGGCCGCTCAAGCCATTCGCATTCCGTGATCGCGGCTCATTGATCTCGCTGGCACACTTCGATGCCGTGGGCAGCTTGATGCGCGGAGCCTCGGCACGCAGCCTGTTTCTCGAAGGGCGCATTGCCAAGATCTTCTACGCCTCCCTCTACCGCATGCATCAGTTCGCCATCCACGGGGCGCTCAAGACCGGCATGACCATCCTGGTGGATGGCATCAATCGCTTTCTGAAGCCGAAGATGAAGTTGCACTGA
- a CDS encoding GIY-YIG nuclease family protein, whose translation MSDGTASDRGSLPTWHLYLVETAAGALYTGISTDVARRFEEHCHGRRGARALRGKGPLRLVHEESVGSRGEALRLEAAIKRLTAERKRAWLAARREALS comes from the coding sequence GTGTCTGACGGCACGGCCAGCGACCGGGGCAGCTTGCCCACCTGGCATCTCTATCTGGTGGAGACGGCGGCAGGCGCCCTCTACACCGGCATCAGTACCGATGTGGCGCGGCGCTTCGAGGAGCATTGCCACGGCCGGCGCGGCGCCCGGGCGCTACGTGGCAAGGGGCCGCTGCGCCTGGTGCATGAAGAAAGTGTTGGCTCTCGGGGGGAGGCGCTGCGCCTGGAAGCCGCGATCAAGCGGCTGACGGCGGAGCGCAAGCGCGCCTGGCTCGCCGCCAGACGCGAAGCGCTGAGCTGA